A stretch of DNA from Lycium ferocissimum isolate CSIRO_LF1 chromosome 4, AGI_CSIRO_Lferr_CH_V1, whole genome shotgun sequence:
CACATGAAAGTATTACATATATTGAATTGATTGACTCTTGGAGTTATGGAGACCAGGCATATGCCATCGATAGTAAGAAAGGGCCCATTATGCTTTAATTTACTACGAGTCTACGAACATAAAGCTGAGCAATAGTAAAGCGATGAatcctcttatttttttctcatttttttgtcCTCATTTTTTCAATTTGGTGCTCATTTATATTTTTATGGTGAAATTTGAGAAGATTAACGTTGAAAAGTCTAAAGGTctctaattaaatatttaaactaaTTACAGCTTCAATGACCTTTATAACTCCTCAAGAGTTAAGGTACTCATTATTTACTACTCCCTCCAGTTTAAAATAGATGTGCCTTTTTGACATTCATTAAGAAAACAATTAGCTTCTAAAAAAATAGGTATTTTAATTAAACTATCCTTATTTAATAAGACTCTTGCTTATTTATTGTCTTGAGTAAATATGAGTAAATCTTGAAAAATGAAGTTggttttttcttaattttagaAGTGGACACTTACTTTgaacaaaaatagaaaagcTGAGTGGAGACGTGTTTTGAACCAgagttagtatttgaatatgacCACTGTCGCTTCTTGTGAGAAATCAatgaaacaaattaaaacatcaATTCATTAGAGGCTTTGCAATACGAATTATTGAAGTTCAAGTTTCAGAGAATTTATATGGACTTCCATTAGCTTTCTTTGTCAATATTTTGTTCTCTTCTCTTTTAGTAAAAATTGACTGCAACGTGATGCATTTTGgacaggggcggatctacttgggggccagggtgttcacccgaacaccctcggcaaaaaattacagtatatatatagggtaaactttctgtgtttatgtgcatatattaacttttgaataccctcggcaaaaaattacagtgtatatttagcttcttctttttttccgaacaccctgaatgaaaattctagatccgccactgattttggatattattttttgatgatatcttttcacaaaaaaaattcatatatatttgATATCCTACTTTTTTTCTTGTGAATGTCACAcactatatatttatattaaaattcAATTTCTATTTCTTCCACGTTAACTACAtcctaaaaaaataagttcaaacCCGCTTGAAGCGCGGACACATTAACtagttaaataataaaatagccCTTTATTGTGTGCCttgtctttaaaaaaaaaaaaaatagtatgtAGTTGTCAAAATTTGTCTTCTTCTCCTGAGTAGTGAGTAGTTACTGAATTAATCCCCACAGATTTCTATTCCCACGTTCCTTTTCCATTCAATGTCATTACTTTGTTACTTTTTATTCTTCCATTTCAATTGTCCATTACTTCCAAAATTGAAGACTTCATTTGCCTTTTAAGTTGTCATCCTAGATATCAATATAaagtttctttctctttctttaacCTAATTATTACTAGTTTATGTTCTGATTTTTAATACTCTGACTTCCATTAATTCATgggtattttcttttttatcttctGTTCcggtatttctttttttcttccatacttttaattatttataggAATGATAAGAGGAACTaatcaaaaaaatgaaagtgttttttatagtttcttgattttgcaGAAACATGAGAATTTTGCTAAAGAAATTAGAGGAGAAAAACTAGGGATTGAATATTTTCGGTTGaaagcttcttctttttttaccGTAAATGGATAGAATACTGTATATTAGGCCTATGTCTATGATCTTcagttatttttattattgtcaCATTGTTTCCTAGAAAATATTGTTCATTTTTAGTTCATGCAAATATATAGTCGTTCCAATAATCATCTTTATGGCAAGTCATTAAGTGTAACTTTcctgatgaataatgtacttCCGTAACCTGTAATGAGAATGTGACTTATGTGGGAATGTGACTTATGTGCATTTGACCACTTGAATTGCCATGGCTAAACTTAAGGTGCAGGTAATAGAATGATAATAGTGGTCCCTCTACAGAACaagaagataataaagaaaataccgAAGAAGCACTGTCAAGGTATCATTATATCATTTTTTAgcaccactttttttttcttttttttttaatggaagCTTCGATTAAATATGTTTATTTAGTAAtcttaaaagttcatgaaaataaagtTGTCTTTTGAGACGCATTAAAATCTCTATGAAAgtattattttgatattgtACACaacctttttaaaatttaagctTGATCTAAATCTTATTATCCAATAATAACACAAAAGTTTTACTTTTATTTGTAGAATTAGGATAAAAGTTGGTTTAACTTATTTGCTATTACTATTTACTAAATCTTTTTGTATATTAAAATAGGAAAGGGaaaaaatgataattattgTCGTCCATACTctttatgtacacaaaaatatgTCAAGGACAAATTTTATAATCAAAGAATATATAGAAGATAAAAGAAATTgatcaaagaaaaatatttttatatactaTCTAAACTTTTTGAAGTAAAAATAttaacatttttaatttttacgaGAATCTACCTTTTATTCTTTTcatattaattttatgttggaacattcttaatatttctaatttttataagaatttcaaatatgaaaaggATTAGTAGCAAGTTTAATGAAGTCATTCAAGCCCGACATATTTCCTAGTTTAACAACTAAATTCCAGCTCAAAAGTAGTTGAGCATCTTGTTTTGGAATCTTATTTTGAATTTGTGTACCGGAGGTATTTATTCGCTTCCGCAAAACTTTATTTTCGAGTGATCTAGAAACTTAATATCTTTATTAACTTGATAAACAATGTGTTACTACACGCATTTTGCGTGCCTGGAAATAGTTAGGCTGCCAATTACGAACTCCGGACACGTTTTGCATACGTTGAATatacaataaggaaaattacAGATAAATACCTTTCATCTAGTTTATAAAATATGTACAAAGTATATAGATAGTGTATAAAGTATAGTAAATATGTTTATATAATATACATgcctatacatataatatacatacctatacggCCGAACTACATAGGCAGTGAATACTTCGGGCATGCTTGGTAAACTAAGTGTACATTTAGGTAAGTTTCCCTGTATAATACTAGTAATTCTTTCATCCTTAACGGGAGGTTTTGAGTTCGAGCCTTTGGTGTGTGTgggcgtgtatatatatatatttttgataacCATGGTGTCCCGgccagcttgcgcgcacctcgactaaaTCAACGGGATACTTGCCACCTCCACCATCAATAAGTACCAAGTAACTCTATCAACAAGGCTAGGACTGATGAAAAGAATCACCCAGTGTTTTTGTCTCTActggatttgaacctgagacttcatgattctcaacccacttcattgactaCTAAGCCACATCCTTGGGTGTATTCGAGCCTTTAGTATATGAAAATCTCGTAGAGAGCACTTCCTCAGTCAATGGGCAGCTCGTTTATATGGTCGTAAAATAAGCACATGACAATactgaaatttgtatctcaaaATTGAGTACTTGCGAGACATGCATATTCACTGTACAATTTGTGTGGATGTTCTATTTCATTTGTTCCTAACAAATCAACTGCAATGAACCAAAAAAGGATCTAACAAGTATATTTGCTGGGTAACATATCTAATCAGATGCTTCAAAATAATTCACTGCAGCTCAATTTATGTTAGAACCACAATTATCTACCAGGGGTTCCATTATGCTCAAATGTATATAGCTGATAACCTGTAGATGTGGACATATAACCCGAGCCACTACTGCTATTAACGGACCTCTCGATATCATCAGGATCTGCAATGAGAGGAATTGGTCTCTCAGGTATAATTGGAACTGGAATGTCAGCCTCCAACATCTTTACTACTTGATCAATCGTTGGCCTCGCATACAATTGCGGGTGAGAACAAAGAACAGCTACCATAACATACTTCTCCAGAATTTCTCGATCACCCAAATCCGGAATATTGTCCTCAATAACATCTATTGGTCTCCCTTCTCTAACCAGTGACCATGCCCAATCAGTAACAAGTGTCGGTTGTCCATCATTAACTGCTATGAGCGCCTTCTTCCCACTCAAAAGCTCAAAAAGTACGACTCCAAAGCTGTAAACGTCGCTCCTTTCTGTCAATTGACCATACAATGCATATTCAGGTGCTACGTAACCCATTGTCCCTGCAACACGAGTGGTCAGGTGGGTCATCCCCTCGACCTCGAGGTTAAACTTTGCCAATCCAAAATCCGCAACCTTAGgctcaaaattctcatttaaAAGTATATTACTAGTCTTTATATCCCTATGAATGATAGCAGGTTGTGCTCCGTAATGCAAGTAAGCTAAACCTCTAGCCATGCCTATAGCAAATTTCTGCCTAACAGGCCAACTCAATTTGTTACATCTCAACCCAAATGAACGATCATATAGACTCCCATTTTAGCAATTATCCTCTGGTGACCCTCTAAAGGGGATGTAGCAGTGCAATAGCCTTTCAAACCTAACAGATTAACATTCCTAACATTGGCAATTACCTCCATTTCATGATTAAAACTTGAATCTCCACCTGCTGAACAATTCTTGAATCTCTCAAAGCTACTTCACATCCACTGAGCAATACGCCTTTGTACACATTCCCGTACCCTCGTAGCCCAATAATATTTGCCCTTGCGAAATTTCTCATAGCTGatttaatttcatcaaaagtGGAGCTAACCAGAGTTGTGTTTCCTCTCATTGAAGAAGCCAAATTACTATCAACTCTGATATTTTCCCACTTGCAGCTCAATTTGTTTCTCTGCCTCAAAAACCAATAACCGCGCACACACAGAATAATAAAAACCAAACCACATACTACAACCATCACAATGATGATAAAATTGCTCTTACTGTTACTACTTTGATTGGAAGTAACTGCAGTAATATCAGAAGCAAACAAGCATTTTGCAGTACGTGTATTGGTGGGCCCAAAGTGATTGGCGAATGCAGCAGTATACATAAACGCGTAACCTGTACAATTAACAGAAAGGCTAGCAAGTATGTTGGAGAGGCTGGTGATACGGGGGGCACTGTTCTCAAGAGAACGGTTACAATAAGAAACAAGATCAGACAGGGCGAAGGGTGAGAGTTTAGATTCGAATTGGGAGTGGGTTGTGATATTCATACATCGAGGAGTGATCCAAGAGGTAATGTTGAAGCCGCAGGAACGGgtgatgttgaagttggggaTGAAGTCGTCGACGAGGCCCTGGTAGGTGTTCCAGCAAGACTCGGAGGAGTTAAGGGGAGGAAAAAAAGGAATTGTTGGTGTGGCGGAGGTAATCGGATTGTACTAAACGAAGGCCGTGACGAATGTAGTGGCATTGGTTGGTGAAATTTGAAGTAAGAGGTTGATGGGAAGTAGTCTGATGGATCATTCTACGAAAAGCATCAAAATCAAAAGGACATAGAGAGGATGAGGTGGAGGAGTTTTTACTGGCCGGTTGCGGTTGCTGGAGGAGTGTCCAATGGGATAATGATGTATATGTAGTGGCGGAGAAACAAGGAAATGATAAATGGAGAAAGAGGAAGGAATATAAAACTGgagacattttttttatgaCCGCTTTAGAGCTGAAAGTGGAGCTGATTAATTATGACATCTATCATGTGTAACATAATGTTATAGTATTACCATAGCAAGTCAATGTGGAGTATTTGCAATTGGAAAAGAAGCAGCAGAGTAGGCTCTGCGGAAGTACTAGTGTCATTCTCAGTGGGGTCGGATCCAGAATTTTTAGTTTACAAGTTTTGGATCACAATCCTTATATTAACTGAGTTGTGGATAGATCTGTGTTTAAGCGAAAATTATTGAATTTTACCAAACCTGTAACTGTAATGGTGGCTCCATCCAAATTCTCAGAGACATGTACAGGTTGAGAACGGACAACTATAGAGGGGGTCGAGGTATAATTGCTTTTTCTATGTATTTGTATATTGTTTATTAGTCAGAGGCTCTAAAAGTCCGTAAATTTACTATTCCCCATGATTATCTGCTAAGTCTTGTCACTTCTCATTTGAATCCATATTGTTTTGGCATGGTCATATTTTAAAGCTGCGTGTAGCTTCTTCATTTAGTCATTTGCTAAAGGTTAAGAAACAATTAGGCATGCACAACAAATCACGGGGAATATTTAATCAACGGACAGAGTCTATAGGTGGGGGCGAGAGTTGCAAGATGTGCAGGTAATAGTAGTTGAGTTTTTTTCACTTTAGACAGAAAAAGGAAATCTCAGCCCCCTAAAATAATCTCTGAGAAAGACATTGGTAATTTCTCAGAACCTACACTGCTGGTCTTGCCATGAACTCCATCTTGGCTTGCTAGTTGGAGTATATGATAGAATGCAATAATCAGCTCAAAAactcaaatatttttctctcgtTTCCAACTTCCAACCTTGCACTTTCACTAGCTCCCTCAAGTCAAGCCTCATGTGGCATTGGCCATAAAACTGTTATTTTCCATTGATTAACTGCCGATTCACCGCCCCTCTCAAACATGTCTGTAGTTCTATATACTTTACTCTTTCTGCACATATCATTTCCTTGTTACTATGCTACCTATACATCATCATCCCCCCTGAGTACTCTCCTCCGGCAACAACCTCAACCGGGTGAAaactcctcctcttcttctagATCTCCATGTCCTCTTGATTTTGATGCCTTCCGTAGGAAGTTTGAGAGTACCAGACGTCATAGTTTGAATATCAGCAACCAGTGCCATTATATCAGACAAGGCCTCCGTCTAGTCCAATCGGACTACCTCCGTCGGACCAACTCCTTTTTTCCTCCCATTAACACAACCGAGTCTTGCAAGAACTCCTATCAATCTCTAGTCAACCACTTCATCCCTAACTTCAACATTAGCCGTTCCTGTGGCATCGACACCTCTTGTATTTCTCTGCATTGTATGAATATCACCACGCGCTCTGAGTTTGAGTCTAAACTGTCTCCTCGCGCCCTATCCAATATCATCTCTTCTTGTAACCGTTCTCTTGAGAATTATCCCTCCTGCGACAACTGCACCAGAAGCCTCTACGAGGTAATGGCTAGCCCTTCCGTCGCCAAAGTCTCCGATTGTTTAGTCTACGTGTTTAATTACGCTGCTGCCTTCGCCAATCATCTTGGGCCCACTAATAAGGGTACTGCAAAATGCTTGTTTGCTTCCCACGTTCATACAGCAGCTACTTCCAGCAAAGGTAAGAAGAATAATTCTACCTACATCATTGTGATAGCGGTAGCAAGTACATTGGTTTTTATTCTAGGTGTGTCTGGTTGTTGCTGGTTTTTGTGGCGGAGGAGGAGAAACAAGTTGAGTTGCAAGCGGACAAGTGCCAGAAGCGAAAGTAATTTGGCTTCCCGTTTTGATTTAATGAGAGGAAGCGCTGCTCTTGTTAGTTTTACTTTTGATGAAATCAAAGCTGCCAccaaaaatttctcaaatgagCATATTATTGGGAGAGGAGGGTATGGGAATGTGTACAAGGGTGTCTTGCCAGGTGGATCTGAGGTTGCCTTGAAGAGGTTCAAGAATTGTTCAGCTGGTGGACATtcagattttattcatgaattgGAGGTAATTGCCAGTGTTAGGCATGTGAATTTGCTAGGCTTGAGGGGCTATTGCACTGCCACATCCCCTTTAGAGGGTCACCAGAGGATAATTGTTTGTGATTTGGTGAAAAATGGGAGTCTATATGATCATTTATTTGGGTTGAGATGCAACAGATTGAGTTGGCCTATTAGGCAGAAAATTGCAATTGGCACGGCTAGAGGCTTGGCTTACTTGCATTATGGAGCACAACCGGCTATTATTCATAGGGATATAAAAGCTAATAATATACTTTTAGATGAGAATTTTGAGCCTAAGGTTGCGGATTTTGGATTGGCAAAGTTTAACCCCGAGGGGATGACCCACCTGAGCACTCGCGTAGCAGGGACAATGGGATACGTAGCGCCTGAATATGCATTGTATGGTCAATTGACAGAAAGGAGCGATGTGTACAGCTTTGGAGTCGTGCTTCTTGAGCTTTTGAGCGGGAAGAAAGCGCTTATAGCAGTTAATGATGGAAAGCCAACGCTCATGACAGATTGGGCATGGTCAGCGGTTAAAGAAGGGAAACCATTAGATGTTGTAGAGGACAATATTCCAGATTTGGCTCATCCAGAAATTTTGGAGAAGTATGTTATGGTAGCTGTTCTTTGTTCTCACCCGCAATTGTATGCTAGGCCAACGATGGATCAAGTCGTAAAGATGTTGGAGGCTGACATGCCAATTCCAAATATACCAGAGAGGCCAATTCCTTTCATAGCTGATCTTGATGATATTGAGAGACCGGGTAGCACTAGCAGTAATGGCTCAGGTAATATGTCCATATCCGCAAGTTTAACCCTTGGAAGATGAGTGGTTCTGTTATACAACATTAGCTAATATAATTGAGCTGCATTGAATTATTTTGAAGTGTTTGATTTGATGTACTATCCCTAAAATGTACTACTACTAGTTAATTAGATCATTCTTGGTTCATTTGCAATGGATTTGTTTTGTCAAGATGAAATAGACAACTCATAAACCATGAGgggtatatatacatttttcctttttcgttCCTTGTTTAAAGAAGATGCAGGAGCAATGAGCATTTAAAGTAAGAGTCCATATAGATTAACAAAGATTAATGCATGATTGGTCCTGCTTATGTCTTAACAGATCTACTGATTTTCACTCTGCGTTGAGACTTTAACATATCTTGGTGAGAGGATTAGTTGTGGTCTTCctcttaattaattatatttctgTTAGTAGGGCATTGGCTTTACTTGTTAAGGCAAGTGGAAAAACAATAAGAGATCTAGCTCTTCCACTTTAACAAATTATAATCAAATAATCAATCTACTAGTACTACTTTTCAATCTTCAAATTATAATTAAAGAATTCGTAAAAAGTTCCCACACTCATATTGCACCTAAgacaaataaagaaatcatgtGAAGTAGACTTTTGTTTACAAAAAAGATCCTTTTTCCAGTAATTGAGGCTAGCCAAGACAGGGGAAATTAAACTATTTTTAATCCAATAAACATAAGCACGTGAGCTATAAGCTACGCGTGGTCCAAAAATAATAAGCGAGCACACCTTAGCTTGGGCCTTGGAgaaacgattttttttttaacaagcaTGTGGCATGCATAATCTCGTCAAGGTGGCTGGAGCCCTCAGCGTAGTCCCCACTCCCCACAGATGGAGTAAAACTTACACTTCTGGCATTTAGCTTTTTTAGCCGGGAGTTGAGTCGCATTGGTAGAAAGCATTTTACCTTCAAAGcgaaattttaaatttggtttAGTTGGATTTCTGTACGAATATTTTTCATAATGAGAAAGGAAGGAAATATGGAATTAAATATGGCATTCTTTAACAAACACATGTTTGGATTAGGTTTTGGTTAATTAGGTCGTTTCTAGAAACAGTTGCCGCCTTAGCTCTCTACCAAAGGAAGTGGATAAAATCCTTTTTCCTTTAAATAGGAGTAATATAGCTTTCGATTCAATTTCTGACAATGAAGAAATGATTTTCCTACTTTTGTAGCCTTGTACTTAGGGGTGTTCAAATGAGACCGAAAAACTGATCCGAATCggtaaaccgagtcaaaccgacttaataaatcaaaaatcggttcggttcgatttgatttggtttaaaattttaagaaaccGATAACATTTAGTTTGATTTGGTATtgaacaaaaaaacaaaaactgaaccaaactgatatatatatatatatatatattacaccaattaaaatttatgtatCTTCTTCATAATTTGGGTCCTTCCAAGTCCAATACTAATTCAAATACTAACTAGAAAGAAAAGTTTAGCTCAAAAATGGACTCTATCGCGAACCCTTTCGTCAGTCAGTACCCCCTCTCTTTTAATTTGTACCCCCtctcttttaatttgtttaattataCAATGTTTGTGTTAGAAAAGATCTTGCTCAAAATTCCCAGAAAGATGAGTCTGTATAGGTGAATTTTATTATGTGAttgaaactgattttttttatttttttattttttatgaggCTATTTCTTTACCTATTAGCACGCTTCTTGTTTAATCTACTGATGCTATATCTTTTAGGTGgagaaaggaagaagaattTGGGGAATTTCGAGTGATGAGTGGACTTGATTATTTGTTAGGAATTGATTTACCAATTTCCTATCTGTTGACTTCCTTTTGGATTCTTGAGTGGTGTTCTTGTTTCGTTTCCCCCATTTTCTTAGGGGAATGAAGCTAAGagctttttttaataaagataaTGAGGCAAATTTGTGTAGTATTTGCTTGCATTTTGGTTATGTTACCTCACTTATCAATTTCTAATAGATTCTTAAACCTGAAAAAACCGCAAAacccgaaccaaaccgataaaatCGATAAATCCGaattcaataaaatttatactataatgGTTTAGTTTGGTTTGACTATTAAAAAGATTGACTTAATtgttttggtttgattttaactaaaaatcGAGTCAAACTGGACCACAAACATCCCCAGTTGTACCTTGGTGCGAATATTTTGATTTAGTATTCATCCTTAGTCCGCACAGTAGCAATcaattccttcttctttttttcgcTAGGATtgccttcttttggggtggtctttaatttttatccctcgaattgttggtctttaattcttACCCTTtgcttaaaaaggtggccgaaaataccccgagattatgggttcgaaccccacctcaataaaaaaaataaaaaaatcgcaaggctcCAGCAGACTTTTTGAtataccttaaggcaaagtctgccgcaAAAGGCAATTTTTTTGCAAACCCTTGCCTTgcggatttttatttttatttttatgattaaaccggggttcgaacccagaacctcggggttTTTTaggcaaagggcaaaaattaatgaccagtaatttgagggcaaaaattaaagacctgcaaattgcccatcaATTCTAAAAGGATCTTCTTTACGGTCGGATCTTTTCCTTTACTCGGAGGGCCAAGGAGCGATATTAAcccataataattaaaaaaaaattaaaaacaaaacgAAGTAGctggtttttcttctttttaacttGTCAAACATTTCTTATAACCAAGCACCACATTCATAGAAAAGATACGTTTATGGGATAAAATCCATCATtggcaaaagaaataaaatggtACAAGTTGAAATATAGACGCCAACTACAAAGTATTCATAACGTTGACGCAACTTATATCTTATCATAAGACTATAATCCATTGAAAATGATCATGACGAATTTGTTCCAAATCTCAGTGAAGATATTGCCTTTTCTTTGTTTGCCAAACAAGCTAGCGCGGTGAAGATATATAAAGCACAATGCTTAATTTGCAGTTTGTACTCATTATAATTAGTAGGTCGTTTTTGGTTTGTATTCC
This window harbors:
- the LOC132053097 gene encoding probable LRR receptor-like serine/threonine-protein kinase RKF3 codes for the protein MSVVLYTLLFLHISFPCYYATYTSSSPLSTLLRQQPQPGENSSSSSRSPCPLDFDAFRRKFESTRRHSLNISNQCHYIRQGLRLVQSDYLRRTNSFFPPINTTESCKNSYQSLVNHFIPNFNISRSCGIDTSCISLHCMNITTRSEFESKLSPRALSNIISSCNRSLENYPSCDNCTRSLYEVMASPSVAKVSDCLVYVFNYAAAFANHLGPTNKGTAKCLFASHVHTAATSSKGKKNNSTYIIVIAVASTLVFILGVSGCCWFLWRRRRNKLSCKRTSARSESNLASRFDLMRGSAALVSFTFDEIKAATKNFSNEHIIGRGGYGNVYKGVLPGGSEVALKRFKNCSAGGHSDFIHELEVIASVRHVNLLGLRGYCTATSPLEGHQRIIVCDLVKNGSLYDHLFGLRCNRLSWPIRQKIAIGTARGLAYLHYGAQPAIIHRDIKANNILLDENFEPKVADFGLAKFNPEGMTHLSTRVAGTMGYVAPEYALYGQLTERSDVYSFGVVLLELLSGKKALIAVNDGKPTLMTDWAWSAVKEGKPLDVVEDNIPDLAHPEILEKYVMVAVLCSHPQLYARPTMDQVVKMLEADMPIPNIPERPIPFIADLDDIERPGSTSSNGSGNMSISASLTLGR